TGGGCAAGATCGCCGAAATGCGCACCGGTGAAGGCAAGACCCTGGTGGCGACGCTGCCGGTGTACCTGAACGCGCTGGAAGGCAAGGGCGTCCACGTGGTCACCGTGAACGACTACCTGGCCCGCCGCGACTCGGCGCAGATGGGCAAGCTGTACAACTGGCTGGGCATGAGCGTCGGCGTGGTCTACCCGGGCATGCCGCACAGCGACAAGCGCGAGGCCTATGCCAGCGACATCACCTACGGCACCAACAACGAATTCGGCTTCGACTACCTGCGCGACAACATGGCGCTCTCGCGGGCCGACCGTTACCAGCGTGGCCTGCACTACGCCATCGTCGACGAAGTCGACTCGATCCTGATCGACGAAGCGCGTACCCCGCTGATCATCTCCGGCCCGGCCGACGATTCCCCGGAGCTGTACATCCGCGTCAACCGCGTGGTGCCCAGCCTGATCCGCCAGGAAGCCGAAGAAGGCGAGGGCGATTTCTGGGTCGATGAGAAGGGCAAGCAGGTGCACCTGTCCGAAGCGGGCATGGAGCACGCCGAGCAGCTGCTGGTCGAAGCCGGCATCCTCAGCGCCGAAACCGAAGGCCTGTACGCGGCGCAGAACCTCACCGTGGTCCACCACCTCAATGCCGCCCTGCGCGCGCATGCCATCTACCAGCGCGACGTCGATTACATCGTGCGTGATGGCGAAGTGGTGATCGTGGACGAATTCACCGGCCGTACCCTGGCCGGCCGCCGCTGGTCCGATGGCCTGCACCAGGCGGTGGAAGCGAAGGAAGGCGTGCCGGTCCAGCGCGAGAACCAGACGCTGGCGAGCATCACCTTCCAGAACCTGTTCCGCATGTACAAGAAGCTGTCCGGCATGACCGGTACGGCCGACACCGAAGCCTACGAATTCCAGAGCATCTACGGCCTGGAAGTGGTGGTCATCCCGACCAACCGCCCGACCATCCGCAAGGACTCGCCGGACCAGGTGTTCCTCAACCGCAACGGCAAGTTCAACGCCGTGCTGGCCGACATCCAGGAATGCAACAAGCGCGGCCAGCCCGTGCTGGTCGGCACCACCTCGATCGAAACCTCGGAAATGCTGTCCGAGCACCTGCGCAAGGCCGGCGTGCACCACGAAGTGCTCAACGCCAAGCAGCATGACCGCGAAGCGACCATCATCGCCAACGCCGGCATGCCCGGTGCGGTGACCATCGCCACCAACATGGCCGGCCGTGGTACCGACATCGTGCTGGGCGGTTCGCACGAAGCGGAGCTGCACGCGCTGGGCGAAGATGCCACCGCCGAGCAGCGCGCCAAGGTCAAGGCCGACTGGCAGGTCCGCCACGACCAGGTCAAGGCCGCCGGCGGCCTGCACATCGTGGGCACCGAGCGCCACGAATCGCGCCGTATCGACAACCAGCTGCGTGGCCGTTCCGGCCGCCAGGGTGACCCGGGTTCGTCCCGCTTCTACCTGTCGCTGGAAGACAACCTGATGCGCATCTTCGCCTCGGACTGGGTCCAGAAGGCGATGCGCATGATGGGCATGAAGGAAGACGACGTCATCGAAGACCGCCTGGTCAGCCGCCAGATCGAAAAGGCGCAGCGCAAGGTCGAAGCGCACAACTTCGACATCCGCAAGAACCTGCTGGACTTCGACGACGTCAACAACGACCAGCGCAAGGTGATCTACGCCCAGCGCGATGAGCTGCTGGACGCCGAGTCGGTGAAGGACAACGTCGACGGCATCCGCGGCGATGTGATCTACGACATCGTGGCCCGCTTCGTGCCGCCGAACTCGATTGACGAACAGTGGGACCTGCCGGGCCTGGAAGCCACCCTGGCCTCCGACCTGGGCGTGCAGATGGACGTCACCGGCATGGTCAAGCAACACGAAGAACTCGACGCCGAAGCCATCGCCAACAAGGTGCAGGCCCGCGTGGACGAGCACTTCGAGCAGAAGGAAGCCGGCGTCGGCGAAGAGACCATGCGCGCGCTGGAGAAGCACGTCATGCTAACCGTGCTCGACCAGAGCTGGAAGGAGCACCTGGCCCGCATGGATTACCTGCGCCAGGGCATCTACCTGCGCGGTTACGCACAGAAGCAGCCCAAGCAGGAATACAAGAAGGAAGCCTTCGAGCTGTTCTCGGAAATGCTGGAGAACGTCAAGCGCGAAGTGGTGACCCTGCTGGCGCGCGTGCGCATCCGCAGCGAGGAAGAAGTGGCGGCGCTGGAAGCAGCCGAACGCCAGCAGGCCGAAGCGCGCCTGCTGCAGTCGCAGTTCCAGCACCAGAACGTGGGCGGCTACGGCGCCGACGAAGAGGCGGCGGACGTGGAAGCCCAGCGCAGCGGCGTCGTCGGCCAGGTGACCCGCGAAGAGCCCAAGGTCGGCCGCAACGATCCATGCCCCTGCGGCAGCGGCAAGAAGTACAAGCACTGCCACGGCCAGTTGAGCTGATCAGAAAAAAGCCCCGCGGAAGCGGGGTTTTTTTTGATCTCTGTTCGCAGGACGCAAGCGATTGTTGGCATCGATCTGTGACCGAAGTCCCCGATGTGGACCTTTCAGAGAAAACTGACACGGAAGCGTGGTGCATCCCCACGCGAGTGTCAGATGCGACCCACGTGTGGATATACGACAGAGGGTTAACGTGTTCAGCACTGTCGCGAATGCATTGCATTCGGGGCAGGCTCGACGCGCATTGCGCTCCGCAGGCTGCGGCAGCGTCGCGTTTCCCCTGAGTCGCCATCCATGGAGTTTCATGAACAGGATTTATCGCCTGGTGTTCAACCGCACCACCGGCCTGATGCAGGTCGCGTCCGAACTCGCCACGTCCCCCTCTTCCTCCTCTCCCGCGACCGACAGCCGCCGCCGGCGTTCGCCGCTGAGCGCTGCCATGCTGGTTGCGCTCGGCCTGTCGGCCGCCTCGCTGCCTACCGCCTTCGCGGCGGTGTATGACTTCGATGCGAGCGAGACCGTCACCGATCCGCGCGCTTATGTCGATGGTTTCCGCGTCGGCCCGAACGGCGCGGTGGAAGTCCAGCTGCGCAACGGCGGCACGTTCACCTCCAACGGCCTGGTCTCGCTGGGTACGCTTGCCGGCAGCAATGGCGAACTGCAGATCTTCGGGCCGACCTCGTCGCTGACCGTCAACAGCGCCGTCGTGCGCGTGGGTGAAGCAGGCACCGGCGCGTTGCGTCTTTACGATGGCGCAAAGGCCACCCTGGGCTCGACGCTGTCGTTCGGCTATGCAGCCGGTTCCAGCGGCATCGGCCAGGTCGATGGCACCGACGCACTGCTTACCGCCCGCCAGATTCTGGTCGGTCGCGAAGGCAGTGGCATGCTCACCATCCGCAATGGTGCCCGCGTGGAGACCACGCTGCAGGCACCGCCTATCGGCGATTCGTTTGGCATGAGCGTGGGTACCGAGGTCGGCAGCACGGGCACCATCAACGTCACCAGTGGCGGCCAGCTGCTGGTCACCGGCAATGACCTGCGCGTCGGTGAGGGCGGTACCGGCGCGCTGTTCATCAACAATGGTGGCGTGACCGCCGGGCGCGACGTGCTCATCGGTGCTGCCGCCAGTGGCAAGGGCGAAGTCATTGTCCGCAACAGCGGCACCTTGGCGTCGCAGCTGGTCAGCATCGGTGAAGCACAGGAGGCCAGCGGCTCGCTTCTGGTGAGCGGCGCAGGTTCGACGGTCACCACCGATACCCTGCGGGTGTCCGGCAACGGCGACGGTCTGCTGCGCATCGAAGATGGCGCGCTGGTGGCCGTGACCGGCAACGTGACCGCCGAAGACAACCAGGGCCTGCCGAGCACCGCCGCACGCACCGGCCGCATTGAAGTGACCGGCGCCGGTTCGGTACTGAGCGGCGACCGGATCATTGCAAGCACCCAGCTGCTGGTGGAGAACGGCGGCCAGATCCAGTCCAACACCGCGCGCATCCGCGACTCGCTCAGCGCTACCGGTACCGCCACCCTCACCGGTGCCGGCAGCCGCTGGACCAACCAGGGCGAGCTGGACATCCGCACCGGCGTGGACGTGCTGGACGGTGCGGTGATCGGCACCGACACGCTGCTGGTGTCCGGCGGCGCCAACACCATGACCTTCAAGATCGGCGCGGTCGATGAGCAGGTCCGCGTCAGCGGCGCGGGTTCGGCCATTGAGGCCACCGGCGACGTCACGGTGGGCAGCCACCTGGTCGGCGAACCGTTCGGCATCCTCAACGTGGCCAATGGCGGCCGTGTTGCCGCCGGCGGGGACCTCAAGCTGGGCACCCTGGGCTTTGTCGTGGTGGGCGGCGGCCTGGATACCTGGTCGGTCGCCGACGGCGCCCCGACCTGGGCGGCGGCCGAAGCGGCCGGCGAACTGGGCGCGGCCGATATCGTCATGGACGGTGCGCTCAGCGCGCTGGTGTTCAACCACACCGGCGACATCAGCCTGGCCAACACCGTCAGCAGTACCAATGGCACCACCGGCGGCGTGACCAGCGTGGCCGGCACCACCACCTTGACCGGCGACCTGGCCGACTTCGGGGGCAAGGTCACGGTCAACGGCGGCACGCTGCGCATCGATGGCGACATGTACACCGGGCGCAGCTATACCGGTACCAGCCAGGCTGCTGCACAGCAGATCGAGGTCACCGGCGGCACCCTGGTGCTCAACGGCAACTCCGGCTTCGACCAGACCATCAACTACGGCAGCAGTACCGGCGTGGTGCGCAGCTCGAACGTGATGGTGCGCAATGGCGGCATGCTCGCCGGCAATGCGACCGTGGGCACCACCCAGGTCTTCAATGGCGGCGTGCTGTCGCCGGGTGATGCCGGCATCGGCACGCTCACCATCAACGGTGACCTGTACATCAATGCCGCGGGCGCGGTGCCCGAAAGCGTGGCCGACAAGGCCTTCTACGACGTGGACCTGCTTGGCAACGGCCAGTCCGACCGGGTTGCCGTCACCGGCAAGGCCTACATCGGCCATGGCGTCGGCATCGCCGGCAGCACCGGTGCCACCGGCGTGCGCGTGACCGGGCTGGACCCGAATGCCAGCTACCAGAACGGCCAGACCTACGCGATCCTCGACGTGGCCGGCGGCATCAATGGCGGCTTCGACGATGTGATCTCGCGCTCGGCCTTCATCACCCCAACCCTGACCCAGACCGGCAACCAGGTCGTGCTGACCATCGCGGTCAACACGCCGGTGACCCCGGTGGATCCGGTCGACCCGGGTACCCCGGTTGATCCGGGCACGCCCGTCGATCCGGGCACCCCGGTCGATCCCGGCACGCCAGTGGATCCGGGCTTCCCCGGCACCCCGGGCGTGACCCCACCGATCGTCTTCGGCGCCGTCGCCGTCACCGGCAACCAGCGCGCCACCGCCGCGGCGCTGGATTCGCTGCAGCAGTCCGGCGACGCGCTGGCGCTCTACAACGGCCTGCTGATGCTCGATGAGGCCGGTGCGCTGGTTGCCTTCGATGACCTCGGCGGCGAACTGCACGCCAGCAACCGTGCGCTGCTGCTGGATGACCGCTTCCTGCGTGAAGGGATCTTCCAGCGCCTGCGCCCGGCGCCGGACACCAAGCTCAACGGCTCCTCGGTGTGGGTGGCCGGCAGCGGCGCCTCCAAGCGCCAGGACAGCGATGGCACCGCCTCGCGCACCCAGGAAACCCGCCAGGGCCTGATGGTGGGCTACGACTGGACCTTCGGCGACCGCTGGACCGTCGGCGTGGCCGGTGGCCCGGAATCGCTGCGCCAGCAGATCCGCGACCGCAACGCGATCACCGAGGTCGACGCGGTGCACGGTGGCCTGTACGCCGGCTTCCGTGGCGAGCAGGCCTGGATCAACGGCGGCGCCAGCTACGCCGACTACGAGGTGGATACCCGCCGTGAACTGGGTGCCGGCACGTCCTGGGAACAGAGCCTGGGCAGCCAGCATGACGCTCATTCGGTACAGGCGTTTGCTGAAGGGGGTTGGGACATCCAGCTCAGTGCGCTGACCCTGAGCCCGTACCTGGCCGTGGCCTACACCCGCCTGTCGAGCGAGGCCGCCACGGAAACCGGCGGCACCGCAGCCCTGTCGGTGGCATCCAGCAAGGATGAGGTCTGGACCACCACGGCCGGCATCCGCGCCGCGTGGGACATCAGCGGTGGCCAGACCGACGGCGCCCGCCTGGAGGCCGGCCTGGCCTGGCAGAACGCGGCCGGCGAACTGCGTGCCGACTCGCGCAACCGCTTCGTGGCCGGCAGTGACAGCTTCACCGTCAGCGGCCTGCCGCTGGCGCGCAACGTGGGCATCGCCGAACTGGGCGTGTCGTTGAACACGTCGGACAACAGCCGCCTGTCGATGTTCGCGCAGGGCCGTGCCGGCGATGGCCAGCGTGAAGTGGGCGCCCAGCTGAACTGGAACGTGGTGTTCTGATCGACCCACCGCCTGATCCACCCGAAGGGCCCCGCATGGGGCCCTTCGTCTGTACGGCATTGCGCATGCACGGGCCGATTGGGCATTCTGGTCGCATGCCATCCCCCAAACGATCGATCCACGTCGTGGCCGGCGTCATCACCGACGCCCGCGGCCGCATCCTGCTCAACCGCCGTACCGAGAACCGCGACATGGCCGGCCTGTGGGAATTCCCGGGCGGCAAGCGCGAAGAGGGCGAGAGCTCCGAGCAGGCGCTGGTGCGCGAACTGCGCGAGGAGCTGGGGATCGAGGCCGAGGTCGGCGACTGGATCATGGACGTACCGCAGCTCTACCCGGACAAGCACCTGCGCCTGGAAGTGCGGCACATCCGCAGCTGGAAGGGCTCACCTCGCGGCCGCGAAGGCCAGGCCATCACCTGGGTGGCGCCGGACAAGCTGTCGCGCTATTCGATGCCGCCGGCCGATCTGCCGGTGGTGGCCGCGCTGCGCCACCCGGACCGCTACCTGATCACCCCCGAACCGGACACCGACGAGGATGCCGCGCACCAGGACTGGTACGCACGGCTGGCGCGTGCGCTGGAGGCGGGCGTGCGCCGCGTGCAGCTGCGCACGCCAAACAGCCAGGCCCGCATCGCCTTGGCCGAACAGGCCGTGGCCCGGCACCGCGGCGGGGTGCAGTGGCTGCTGAATCGCGATATCGAACTGGCCCGCCGGCTTGGCGTGGGCGTGCACCTGGGCGGCGAGCAGTTGCTGCAGCTGGAGGCGCGGCCGTTGCCGGCCGACCAGCTGGTGGCCGCGTCCTGCCACGACCTGGCCCAGCTGCAGGCCGCGCAACGACTGGGCTGTGACTTCGCCGTGCTCGGCCCGGTCCAGGCCACCGACAGCCACCCCGGCAGCGTGCCGATGGGCTGGGACGCCTTTGAAACCCTGCGCGCACAGGTCTCGCTGCCGTTGTACGCGCTGGGCGGCCTGCACCCGGACGACATCACCCAGGCGCGCCGCCACGGCGCGCAGGGCATCGCCGCCATCCGCGCGTTGTGGCCTACAGGGTGATCCAGAAACAGCCGTACTGACGGCGCAGTCCAAACACCGTCCGCGCCGGCGTGGCCGTCGTACCGAGTGTCTGCTCCAGCCGCAGCCCGATCGGCCGCGGCCGGCTGGCCTGCGGCGCGGCCGCTTCCACTGCCTCGACCAGGGTCGCGTTCGGGTCGACCGGCAGCGGCGTCGGCGCGGCGACCTCCGGGTATACCGGGGCGATATCCAGCAGGGGCCGCTGCACCACCGATTCCAGTCGCCCGATGATCTGGTTGGCGGCGGCATTGGAGACGTTGCCCCACAGGTAGATCGACGACAGCCGGTTGACGTCCTGCAGGCTCACCGCATCGCGGATCTGCCCGGTCAGCTCGCTCAACCGGCGCGCGCAGCCGGCGCGGTAGATGCCGGTATTGCCCACCGAATCACCACGCGGCGGCATCCGCGCCGTCGCGCCCAGCGCATCGCAGCTGCGGTCGGTGAACACCGTTTCGCCCTGTGCAGTGGTGCAACGGTTCACGCGCTGCGCCTGTGCCTGCGCCCAGGGGGCCCAGCACAGCATGCACAGCGACAGCAGCAACGGAACGACCGGTCTCATCGCAGCAGGGTAGCGGGACGCGCGTTATCTGCAAGCAATGGCGTGCGCGATGTTCAGCGGCCCAGCAGCTTCAATACCTGGGTGGTGGGCTTGGCCAGGTTGAGGGTGTAGAAATGCAGGCCCGGTGCGCCGCCGGCCACCAGCCGCTCGCACAGCTGGGCGACCACTTCGGCACCGAAGGCGCGCACCGCATCGGCGTCGTCGCCGTAGGCCTGCATGCGCTTGCCGATCCAGCGCGGGATCTCGGCACCGCACTGTTCGGAAAAGCGGCGCAGCTGGCTGAAGTTGGAGATCGGCATGATGCCCGGCACGATCGGCACCTGCACGCCCAGCTTGCGCACCGCGTCCACGAAGTGGAAATAGGCGTCGGCATTGAAGAAGTACTGGGTGATGGCCGCATCGGCACCGGCGTCGATCTTGGCCTTGAAGTACCTCAGGTCGCGCAGCGCGTCGTCCGATTGCGGGTGCGTTTCCGGGTAGGCGCCGACCTCGATGTGGAAGGCGTCGCCGTGCTCGGCGCGGATGAAGGCGATCAGTTCCGACGCGTAGCGCAGGTCGCCGGGATGGCCCATGCCCGAGGGCAGGTCGCCGCGCAGCGCCACGATCCGCCTGCAGCCGATGGCCCGGTACAGCTTGAGCAGTTCGCGGATCTCCTCGCGGCTGCCGCCCACGCAGGACAGGTGCGGCGCGGCCTCGAAGCCGTGGTGCTGCTTGAGGTGTCGCACCGTTTCGGAGGTGTAGCTCAGGGTCGAGCCGCCGGCGCCGAACGTGCAGGACACGTATTCCGGCGCGTACGCCTTGAGCTTGGCCGCGGTACGGTCAAGCTGGGCGCGCTGGTCGTCGGTCTTGGGTGGGTAGAACTCGAAGCTGAGGGCGGTCATGGGCGGCGGCGGCAGCGGATGTGGGTCCATCATATCGCTTCATCGCGATGAATGTAAAAGGTGGCGGGCGTTGCGTTTACACCCGGGCGGGTAAAGTGGCCTTCCCCAAGGAGAGCACGCATGGACATCCTGATCACCGGCGGCACCGGCTTCATCGGCCAGCGCCTGTGCCAGCGGCTGCTGGCGGCCGGGCACCGGGTCACGGTGCTGACCCGCAGCCCGGGTCGGCCCGGCCAAGCCGGGGTGCAGTACGTCGGTGCACTGGGCGATGTGGGCCCGGTCCATGCGGTGGTGAACCTGGCGGGTGAACCGCTGGTGGAAGGCCGCTGGAACGCGGCGCGCAAGCAGGCCATGCTCGAGTCACGCATCGGCACCACCCGGGCCCTGCTGGACTGGATGCGCGGGTTGCCGACCCGCCCGCAGGTGCTGGTGTCCGGCTCGGCGATCGGCTACTACGGGCCGCGTGATGCCACCCCGCTGGATGAAGCGGCCTCGCCGGGGCATGACTTCGCCGCCATGCTGTGCCGGCGGTGGGAGGCCGAGGCACTGAAGGCCGAAGACCTGGGCGTGCGCACCTGCCTGCTGCGCACCGGCATTGTGCTCGACCGCGAGGGCGGTGCGCTGGCGCGCATGCTGCCGCCGTTCCGGATCGGCGCGGGTGGGCCGATGGGCGATGGCATGCAGTGGATGAGCTGGATCCATCGCGACGACCTGGTGGGGCTGATCCTGTGGCTGCTGGCCGATCCCGAAACACGTGGCGCCTGCAACGGCACCGCGCCGGCGGCGGTCACCAATGCGGAATTCGTCCGCACCCTGGCGCATGTGCTGAAGCGGCCAGCGTGGGTGCGGACGCCGGCATTCGCATTGAAACTGGCCTTCGGCGAGATGGCGGGCCTGCTGCTGACCGGGCAGAACGTGGTGCCGGCGCGCGCGCTGCAGGAAGGCTACCGGTTCCGGTACCCGACACTGGAAGCGGCCCTGCGCGCGATCCTCGGCTGAGGGCGGTTACCCTGTGCGCCTGTCTCCAGCTGCGTACGCCATGTCGATTGTCCTTACCGAATTCGCCCGCCCCCGTCTGTTCCCGCGCGTGCCCCGTGGCAACACCATCCAGGACTGCACCGCCGAGCAGTTCCAGGCGCACCTCAACGCGCACGCGCCGTTCAAGGTGCTCGATGGCTACGCGCCGTTCTGCAAGCTGTTCGTGTATGAGAACTGGACGTCCACGCGCTGCCTGACCGTGCCGGTCACCGATGCCAACCGCCACCAGCTGCGCAGCGCCTATGAGGCGCGCAACCGCGACGAACTGCCGGTGCTGGTGCGCTGGTTCGAGGGCGTGCAGTCGCCGCGCGCGAACTACCTGGTGGTCATCCTGTACAGCGCCGAACAACTGGCGAAGGAAGGCTCGCCGATCGAAGCGGACTGGGGCATCGTCGGCTGCATCTACACCGCCGAACCGGAAGAAGTGCCGATGGCGCCCATCACCATGATGCGCAATGCGCTGGGGGTGGAAGAGGGCGGCTCCGGTGTGCCGCTGGATCGTGAGGCTTACAAGCGCGCCGTGGCGTACTGGGAAAGCCACGCGAACTGGCGGCCGTAAGGTTACGGCCGACCGATACCCGCCATTTCTGCTTCGGTCAGCGCGACCAGATCGGCCGGCGCCAACGCCACCTCGAGCCCGCGTCGGCCGGCGCTGACGTGCATCACCGGCAGCGCCTGCGCGCTGGCATCGATGAAGGTGCGGTGCTTCTTCTTCTGGCCCAGCGGACTGATTCCGCCGACCAGGTAGCCGGTGGCGCGCTGTGCCGCGTCCACCGCCGCCATCTCGCACTTTCTACAGCCCGCCGCCTCGGCCAGCGCCTTCAGGTCCAGCGTGCCGCTGACCGGCACGATCGCCACCAGCAGCTCGTGCTTTTCGGTTCTGGCCAGCAGGGTCTTGAACACCAGTGCGGGGTCCAGCCCCAGCTGCTCCGCCGCTTCGCCGCCATAGGAGGCGGCGTTGGCATCATGGTGGTAGGCAAGCACGCGGTGGGCGATACCGTGCTTCTTGAGCAGATTGATGGCCGGGGTCATGGTCATGCAGCTGGCGTGGTCGCACTACCTTAGCGTGGGCGCGACCGCAGAATCTTGACCCGGACTATCGGGGGCGGTTCCAGGTAGGGGTCTATCCCGCTGCTGCCGGCACTGGGGCCGCCAGCAGCAGGAATGCAACCTCAACCCATGGGCGCGCAATCGACATGGTCGACCTTCCCGGCCCCGTACTTCGCTTCCGCCTTGGTTTTTGCCAAGCCATCGGCCACGTCACCGTTGCTGGCAGCGACCTGGAAGTAACCCTCCGCCTCGCCCTTGAGCACATTGCCATCCGCATCGTGCACGGCACACCGGTAGTCCTTGGTTGCACCTGTCGCTGGGGCAGATGGAGCCGTTGGCGTCGGATCGGTTGTCGTGGCCGGTGCCGACGTTGCCGTGCTCGATGCCCCTGCCACCGCATCGCATTGGGCCTTGGTCAGCGTGACGCTGTTCTTCTTGTAGCGCGTGGCGGCAGCCAGCGCACCGGCCTCCGCTGCTTTCAGGTCGGCCGCCTTGATGGCGTATTTCCCGTCCGCGTTGGAGCTCGCTTCCGGCGTTTTGCCATCTGCACCGGAAAACACCATGCACCGATAGTCGGCGGCGTGGACGGGGGACATGCAAGCGGCACCGCACAGCACCAGCAGTGCGGGAACTAGGAACTTGATATTCATGGAAATCTCCGGAATGCACCCAGATATTCCCCCGCGCGCTGATGATCCCGGCGCGGATGTGAAGCTCGCATGACGAAAACGGGCGCCCGAAGGCGCCCGTGGTATCCGGTAGTGCCGACTGTCAGTCGGCAACCGTCCGATCAGTAGCGGTAATGCTCCGGCTTGAACGGACCTTCCACCGGCACGCCGATGTAATCGGCCTGTTCCTTGGTGAGGGTGGTCAGCTTCACGCCGATCTTTTCCAGGTGCAGGCGCGCCACTTCCTCGTCCAGCTTCTTCGGCAGCAGGTACACCTTCTTCTCGTAGCTGTCCTTGTTCGCCCACAGGTCGATCTGGGCCAGGGTCTGGTTGGCGAACGAGTTGGACATCACGAAGCTCGGGTGGCCGGTGGCGCAGCCCAGGTTGACCAGGCGGCCTTCGGCCAGCAGGAAGATCGCGTTGCCGTTCGGGAACACGTACTTGTCCACCTGCGGCTTGATGTTGATGTGCTGCACGCCCGGGAAGCCCACCAGCGCATCGACCTGGATTTCGTTGTCGAAGTGGCCGATGTTGCAGACGATGGCCTGGTCCTTCATCGCGCTCAGGTGCTCGATGCGGATGATGTCCTTGTTGCCGGTGGTGGTGACATACAGGTCCGCACGGCCCAGGGTGGATTCGATGGTGTTGACCTCGAAGCCTTCCATCGCCGCCTGCAGGGCGCAGATCGGATCGATTTCGGTCACCACCACGCGCGCGCCGTAGGCACGCAGCGACGCGGCGCAGCCCTTGCCCACGTCACCGTAGCCGCAGACCACGGCGACCTTGCCGGCCAGCATCACGTCCATCGCGCGCTTGAGGCCATCGGCCAGCGACTCGCGGCAGCCGTACAGGTTGTCGAACTTGGACTTGGTGACCGAGTCGTTGACGTTGATCGCCGGGATCAGCAGGGTGCCGGCCTGGGCCAGCTGGTACAGGCGGTGCACGCCGGTGGTGGTTTCTTCCGACACACCCTTCCAGTCCTTGACCACGCGGGCCCAGTAGCCCGGGCGTTCCTTGGCCACGCGCTTGAGCAGGTCCTTGATGACCTGTTCTTCGTGCGAGGCCGCTTTTTCGTCGACCCAGGTGCTGCCGTTCTCGAGCTCATAGCCCTTGTGGATCAGCAGGGTGACATCGCCACCGTCATCGACCACCAGTTCGGGGCCGGTCAGGGTGCCGTCGGGCAGGGTGAAGGTCAGCGCGTCCAGGGTGCAGTCCCAGTACTCTTCCAGCGACTCGCCCTTCCAGGCGAACACCGGGGTGCCCGACGCGGCGATCGCCGCAGCGGCATGGTCCTGGGTGGAGAAGATGTTGCACGAAGCCCAGCGCACGTCGGCGCCGATGTCCTTCAGCGTTTCGATGAGCACGGCGGTCTGGATGGTCATGTGCAGCGAGCCGGTCACGCGCACGCCCTTCAGCGGCAGGGTGGCGGCGTGCTTGCGGCGGATCGACATCAGGCCCGGCATTTCGTGCTCGGCGATATCCAGTTCCTTGCGGCCCCAGTCGGCCAGCGAGATATCGGCAATCTTGTAATCACCTTCGGTGGAGAAGGTCTTGGCAACA
This is a stretch of genomic DNA from Stenotrophomonas rhizophila. It encodes these proteins:
- the secA gene encoding preprotein translocase subunit SecA — translated: MINSLLTRVFGSRNERQLRQLNRIVAKINALEPDIEKLSDEQLKAKTPEFKQRIADGEALDKVLPEAFAVCREASRRVLGMRHYDVQLIGGMVLHLGKIAEMRTGEGKTLVATLPVYLNALEGKGVHVVTVNDYLARRDSAQMGKLYNWLGMSVGVVYPGMPHSDKREAYASDITYGTNNEFGFDYLRDNMALSRADRYQRGLHYAIVDEVDSILIDEARTPLIISGPADDSPELYIRVNRVVPSLIRQEAEEGEGDFWVDEKGKQVHLSEAGMEHAEQLLVEAGILSAETEGLYAAQNLTVVHHLNAALRAHAIYQRDVDYIVRDGEVVIVDEFTGRTLAGRRWSDGLHQAVEAKEGVPVQRENQTLASITFQNLFRMYKKLSGMTGTADTEAYEFQSIYGLEVVVIPTNRPTIRKDSPDQVFLNRNGKFNAVLADIQECNKRGQPVLVGTTSIETSEMLSEHLRKAGVHHEVLNAKQHDREATIIANAGMPGAVTIATNMAGRGTDIVLGGSHEAELHALGEDATAEQRAKVKADWQVRHDQVKAAGGLHIVGTERHESRRIDNQLRGRSGRQGDPGSSRFYLSLEDNLMRIFASDWVQKAMRMMGMKEDDVIEDRLVSRQIEKAQRKVEAHNFDIRKNLLDFDDVNNDQRKVIYAQRDELLDAESVKDNVDGIRGDVIYDIVARFVPPNSIDEQWDLPGLEATLASDLGVQMDVTGMVKQHEELDAEAIANKVQARVDEHFEQKEAGVGEETMRALEKHVMLTVLDQSWKEHLARMDYLRQGIYLRGYAQKQPKQEYKKEAFELFSEMLENVKREVVTLLARVRIRSEEEVAALEAAERQQAEARLLQSQFQHQNVGGYGADEEAADVEAQRSGVVGQVTREEPKVGRNDPCPCGSGKKYKHCHGQLS
- a CDS encoding autotransporter domain-containing protein, whose amino-acid sequence is MNRIYRLVFNRTTGLMQVASELATSPSSSSPATDSRRRRSPLSAAMLVALGLSAASLPTAFAAVYDFDASETVTDPRAYVDGFRVGPNGAVEVQLRNGGTFTSNGLVSLGTLAGSNGELQIFGPTSSLTVNSAVVRVGEAGTGALRLYDGAKATLGSTLSFGYAAGSSGIGQVDGTDALLTARQILVGREGSGMLTIRNGARVETTLQAPPIGDSFGMSVGTEVGSTGTINVTSGGQLLVTGNDLRVGEGGTGALFINNGGVTAGRDVLIGAAASGKGEVIVRNSGTLASQLVSIGEAQEASGSLLVSGAGSTVTTDTLRVSGNGDGLLRIEDGALVAVTGNVTAEDNQGLPSTAARTGRIEVTGAGSVLSGDRIIASTQLLVENGGQIQSNTARIRDSLSATGTATLTGAGSRWTNQGELDIRTGVDVLDGAVIGTDTLLVSGGANTMTFKIGAVDEQVRVSGAGSAIEATGDVTVGSHLVGEPFGILNVANGGRVAAGGDLKLGTLGFVVVGGGLDTWSVADGAPTWAAAEAAGELGAADIVMDGALSALVFNHTGDISLANTVSSTNGTTGGVTSVAGTTTLTGDLADFGGKVTVNGGTLRIDGDMYTGRSYTGTSQAAAQQIEVTGGTLVLNGNSGFDQTINYGSSTGVVRSSNVMVRNGGMLAGNATVGTTQVFNGGVLSPGDAGIGTLTINGDLYINAAGAVPESVADKAFYDVDLLGNGQSDRVAVTGKAYIGHGVGIAGSTGATGVRVTGLDPNASYQNGQTYAILDVAGGINGGFDDVISRSAFITPTLTQTGNQVVLTIAVNTPVTPVDPVDPGTPVDPGTPVDPGTPVDPGTPVDPGFPGTPGVTPPIVFGAVAVTGNQRATAAALDSLQQSGDALALYNGLLMLDEAGALVAFDDLGGELHASNRALLLDDRFLREGIFQRLRPAPDTKLNGSSVWVAGSGASKRQDSDGTASRTQETRQGLMVGYDWTFGDRWTVGVAGGPESLRQQIRDRNAITEVDAVHGGLYAGFRGEQAWINGGASYADYEVDTRRELGAGTSWEQSLGSQHDAHSVQAFAEGGWDIQLSALTLSPYLAVAYTRLSSEAATETGGTAALSVASSKDEVWTTTAGIRAAWDISGGQTDGARLEAGLAWQNAAGELRADSRNRFVAGSDSFTVSGLPLARNVGIAELGVSLNTSDNSRLSMFAQGRAGDGQREVGAQLNWNVVF
- a CDS encoding Nudix family hydrolase, which gives rise to MPSPKRSIHVVAGVITDARGRILLNRRTENRDMAGLWEFPGGKREEGESSEQALVRELREELGIEAEVGDWIMDVPQLYPDKHLRLEVRHIRSWKGSPRGREGQAITWVAPDKLSRYSMPPADLPVVAALRHPDRYLITPEPDTDEDAAHQDWYARLARALEAGVRRVQLRTPNSQARIALAEQAVARHRGGVQWLLNRDIELARRLGVGVHLGGEQLLQLEARPLPADQLVAASCHDLAQLQAAQRLGCDFAVLGPVQATDSHPGSVPMGWDAFETLRAQVSLPLYALGGLHPDDITQARRHGAQGIAAIRALWPTG
- a CDS encoding DUF4124 domain-containing protein — translated: MRPVVPLLLSLCMLCWAPWAQAQAQRVNRCTTAQGETVFTDRSCDALGATARMPPRGDSVGNTGIYRAGCARRLSELTGQIRDAVSLQDVNRLSSIYLWGNVSNAAANQIIGRLESVVQRPLLDIAPVYPEVAAPTPLPVDPNATLVEAVEAAAPQASRPRPIGLRLEQTLGTTATPARTVFGLRRQYGCFWITL